AAATGTGCAGAATTCTCACCTTTGAACTAATGTCTACCAAATGCTCGTCAAGGTGTTTGATGGTCTTTTCGAAACCGACAAGCGCTTGAAGCTACACGCACATAGGTAGAAACCATTAGATTAACATGCAACTGATGTGGATGACATCAAGAAATAGAGCACCTTTCCAATTCCATGATAAAAGATTTGACTTTTAGCAGATGACAGTAAGAAAGGTCGGCACTACATGCTTCAAGTTTTCAACACAATGCATGAAATAATTTCAAACTTCAGACGCCCAAGAGAATTCCACTGAAACCTAACTAGTAGTTGCCATGTGTCAGCATCTTGCACAGCTATTTTGTTTCCACTTACAACTAAACCCCAAGAATGTAGCTCTACACGACTACACAGAAAATAGCAGTAAATAGAGTCACATAAGCATACACCGCTTAAAGCACTACACAAGTTTATGTCGACTGAAATACACTCACAGTAAGATACACAACTGGATTTTCAGTTATCAACTGGTTTAAATTTTCCGATTTGACTGAAAAATCATAATAATGTACCTTAATATGGAAATTTTAATGTTGAAAATCTTATTATGAACTTGGCTTTAAGTACCCAAATGAGTAGCGTAGGCCACCAAATTGGATTCGCTAAAAACAATTTAACTATGACACACTAGCCATTAATTGGGAGTTATTGTTCAAGCACAGAACTGAAAAGGCATGCCAGTGAGCCAGTCAAAGTAAACAGAGCACTAACAAGCGTTTTCAAGATCTTCAAACAATTTCCAGCAGCTATACGCCTATACATGCCACTGGAAGTCTAGAATCAGACTAAGCTTAGAGGTTATGTAAGATTATATGCATATCGTACTTACCAAAGTAATATTAATAGTGGTACGCAGGTCATTTCCATCTCTCTCGAAAACATCATGGGGTGCCGTGCGAATACGAAACTGCAAAATACACGAGTTGTTAAGATTATGTTGGTAATCTTGAAACATTAGTCGCAGGTGAATCAAAAATCATGAAGGAGCCCTACCTTCAAATCCCCAGCTTCTCCATCTATTTTGGGCTCACCGTCTTCATAGAAAGATATCTCCTGAAAAATGTGCAAGGTCCACCTAGTTAGAATTTTGTTTTCCGGATGGCGAACTAATCAATTGCCGGTCAAAATATATATAACTCCCATCCATTCAATAGAAACAATCAGATGTATGCTAAAACAGCGCACCAAAAACTTACTTCTCCATCTTTCATTCCCTTTTCGATATCCACGGTCAAAGAGTAACCTTCACGTTCGAATTTCACATTAGGACACTTGTCACAAACCTGCGGAAATCAGAATCGGGTGCGTATTTAAGAAGTTGTGTGAAGCACGTACTAAAGCCTGAATAACGTCTAAACAACAGTAGAAACAGAACGACAAACACTGAATAACTAAAAAGCCACACTCAGTAAGAGTGCAACATCAAAGTTCTCCATGGCAGATATCATGTATTACCAGCTTCACACTCGCTTAAATTACAAGGGGATTATAATGTGCAATGAAGCAAACCCAAGTGAGAGTTACAAATAATAACTTATTATATGACAAATAGTTGTAGCAACAGAAAGTGCGATAGAAATAACCTGCTCTGTTATCTGCTGGTACATTCCTGGACCTATCTGCCGATGATAAACCTCATTACGACAGTTGCAGTTTCTTTTCCCTGACGCAGGCTTAATAACATTTTTCTCCCTCCAAACCTGGCATATTCACGAACTAGATTACGTAACTATACTATGAGCATATTTGAAGGAAAAACCAGTTTTTAACACAACAAAACACAAACTTTCATCTCAGGTAGCCCACAAGAACCAAAAGTGGCTATCATCCCATGCGACCCAAAGTCAAAGAAGACTTTAGAATGTCAAAAAAGGGTATGATACTATGATGTGTCAAACATGTACCCTATAAGAATCATCATATGCTACTTTACTTTGTGGTAAGGACAAATGGAGAAGGAAGAAGGGTTCTCTCGCGTATGAAGTCATTTTTCTAGTGAAGTAAAAGAAAAGCTACTACAATTGGCATACAAAACTAGTAGCATAAAGGTTTCCACATCATCAATTTACAAGCAGACTGGATCCAAAAAAGAAAACATCAAGCAAATAGGAAAATCAACAAGCATAAACATATCTCTACCTTCATTGTGCCTCCCATGTAGAGATCTTCCAATGATGCTTCTAGATCTACAATAACATCGTCCCCTTTCACTACtttctcttcctcttcctcctccatACCACCACCTCCGAAGAATCTAGAATAAGTACCAAAATTTGAGAACCAACAAGTGAATCAATTGAAATCAATCTAACTTGTCGTGCACATATAAATTTACACAGAAAATATTCAGAGAGGATCTAATGCTCACTATGGAAACAGCTTCACAAGAACAGATACATACAAAGTTACAAACTCCAGCTGACAGAACAATAATTAGTAAATATGATCTCAAAGGACCTTATATTCCACCGTTCTACAATCACTTCCCACCTCAGAGACCAGTAAAATAGTTGATTAAGACAGCGCAATAGAGCACAAGGACATACTACACTTCCCCAATCAGTAATGTTTCAAATCTCATTGGAGGAAGTAAATTGTGCGAGAAGGTGCTTTTTAACCCCATCGTGTACAATTGAGTGAAATGCCGATAGATGAACACCAATCCCACACAAGTTTTGTGAAATAACACCGTGTAACATCCATGAAACCAGGCGATCTCACTTCACAGCTACAATTTCAAATGCAATGACTATTATACTCTACTTTACTTCACTGACAAATTCTTTCCTATAATAGTAAAACTACTACAGTCTCATCTTGCATTCAATAATTTGTTGCACCCCTTC
The Silene latifolia isolate original U9 population chromosome 11, ASM4854445v1, whole genome shotgun sequence genome window above contains:
- the LOC141612075 gene encoding dnaJ protein ERDJ3B yields the protein MASHRRTTKTTILLFVLCVFLHAIFAIAAKSYYDILQVPKGASDDQIKRAYRKLALKYHPDKNQGNEEANKKFAEMSNAYEVLSDGEKRKIYDRYGEEGLKQYAASGGGRGGGGGMNMQDIFSQFFGGGGMEEEEEEKVVKGDDVIVDLEASLEDLYMGGTMKVWREKNVIKPASGKRNCNCRNEVYHRQIGPGMYQQITEQVCDKCPNVKFEREGYSLTVDIEKGMKDGEEISFYEDGEPKIDGEAGDLKFRIRTAPHDVFERDGNDLRTTINITLLQALVGFEKTIKHLDEHLVDISSKGVTKPKEVRKFKGEGMPLHLSNKKGNLYVTFEVLFPTSLTDEQKQKIKEVLG